In Capillimicrobium parvum, a genomic segment contains:
- a CDS encoding class I SAM-dependent methyltransferase encodes MLEKINTPGFETLSRADPKVCDHVAGLLADGNPRPVVAEIGLGIGATTEELARIMANRGELHLYDFEEKVAEIIGDLEGLGYRNAVGFGNTRRHWDSYNWSLMKQVQSHDTPIYDYIYLDGAHTFLHDGLAFVLCDRLLKPGGCINFDDYFWSIAGSKWMADTRDAFLTDEQINAQQVKLVIDTLVRPDPRYEEIVAHEVFRKRA; translated from the coding sequence GTGCTAGAGAAGATCAACACACCAGGGTTCGAGACGCTGTCCCGTGCGGACCCGAAGGTGTGCGACCACGTCGCCGGGCTGCTGGCCGACGGCAACCCGCGGCCGGTCGTGGCCGAGATCGGCCTCGGCATCGGCGCGACGACCGAGGAGCTCGCGCGGATCATGGCCAACCGCGGCGAGCTTCACCTCTATGACTTCGAGGAGAAGGTGGCCGAGATCATCGGCGACCTCGAGGGGCTCGGCTATCGCAACGCGGTCGGGTTCGGCAACACCCGCCGGCACTGGGACTCCTACAACTGGAGCCTGATGAAGCAGGTCCAGAGCCACGACACGCCGATCTACGACTACATCTACCTCGACGGCGCGCACACGTTCCTGCACGACGGGCTGGCGTTCGTGCTGTGCGACCGGCTGCTCAAGCCCGGCGGCTGCATCAACTTCGACGACTACTTCTGGTCGATCGCCGGCTCGAAGTGGATGGCGGACACCCGCGACGCGTTCCTGACCGACGAGCAGATCAACGCCCAGCAGGTGAAGCTGGTCATCGACACGCTCGTGCGCCCCGACCCCCGCTACGAGGAGATCGTGGCGCACGAGGTCTTCCGGAAGCGCGCGTGA